The genomic interval ACCAGGAACAGGCGCAAGAGATCGTCCAGGCCCTGGCTGGAGCCTCATTCACCGTTGAAACCGTCACGACCAAGGAAAAGAAGCGGAATCCTGTGCCGCCCTTCATCACCAGCAAACTTCAGCAGGAGGCATCCCGCAAGCTGCGGTTCCCTGTGAAAAAGACCATGCGGGTAGCTCAAAGCCTCTATGAAGGGATCAAGCTGGGGCAGGAAGGCAGCGTCGGCCTGATCACCTACATGCGCACCGACTCGCTTCGGGTCTCCAATGACGCCCTGGGCGAAGTCCGAACCTACATTACCCAGAACTACGGGAAACAGTATCTGCCCGCCAAGGCCAGGTATTACCGCAGCCGCAAGGATGCCCAGGATGCTCACGAGGCCATCCGGCCCACCTCGGCAGCACGTCGCCCCGAGGAGATCCGGGAATTCCTCAGCGGCGACGAGTTCAAACTATACAGGCTCATCTGGCAGCGGTTCGTGGCATCCCAGATGCAAGCGGCGCTACTGGACCAAACCGTGGTGGAGGTTGCAGCCGGGCCCTATCTATTCAGGGCTTCCGGCTCCGTCCTGAAGTTCGACGGCTTCCTGAAAGTCTATGAAGAAGGCCGGGACGACAAGTCCGAGGAAGAGTCTGTCACCACCCTGCCGTCCCTGACCCGGGGCGAGGTGCTTCAACTGAACAAACTCTTGCCCAAGCAACACTTCACCCAACCTCCTCCCCGCTTCACCGAGGCCACCCTGGTGAAAGCGTTGGAGGAGAAGGGTATTGGCCGCCCCTCCACCTACGCCGCCATTCTCACCACCATTCAAGACCGCGAATACACGGTCAGAAAAGAAGGCAGGTTCCGGCCCACCGATCTGGGCCTGGTCGTGAACGATCTGTTGGTGGCCAGTTTTGCCGATCTGTTCGATATCCAGTACACGGCCCGAATGGAGAAGGAGCTGGACGAAATCGAGCAGGGCAAGATCCTGTGGATCAAGGCGTTGCAGGATTTCTACGGAAAATTTGCCACCGATCTCAACCAGGCCCGGAACCGGATGAAAGTCACGGAGGAACAGACCGGGGAGAAATGTGACCAGTGCGGGAAATCCCTGGTGATCAGGTGGGGGCGACACGGAAGGTTTGTGGCCTGCACCGGGTTCCCGAAATGCAAGTATACCCGGGAGATTTTAGCCAAGACCGGGGATCCGGACGGCCCGGCGGAATCTGAAGAAGACCCACAGGAATCCTGTCCGAACTGCAGCAAGCCCATGGCCCTGAGAAAGGGACGCTTTGGCCCCTTCCTGGCCTGCACCGGCTACCCGCAATGCAAGACCACCCGGAAGCTGGGAACAACCGGCTCGGGGCAAACTCCGGCAGCGCAAACACTCCTGGAGGACAACTGTCCCCGTTGCAGCAACCGTCTGGCCGTCAGAACGGGGCGTTATGGGGAGTTTACGGCCTGCAGCAACTATCCCAAATGCCGGTACGTGAGAAGAAAGACCTTGGAAGTCGCTTGCCCTCAGCCCGATTGCAGCGGTGAAATCGTTGAGCGGAAGTCCCGTCGCGGCAAGATATTTTACGGGTGTGACCAGTATCCCGAGTGCCGATTCGTCCTCTGGAACAAGCCGATCAAGAAGGCTTGCCCGCAGTGCGGCTCCGGCTTTGTCCTGGAGAAGACGACCAAGAAGCAAGGGACACTGCACTACTGCCATGATGAATCCTGCGACTTCCAGGAGTCGGCCGCAACCATGGCCTGAGGTGGCCCGGCCCGGCAGTGAGTTCGGACCTCCGTTCCGATATCCCCCCCGGTAATGGTTCATCCTTCATGAGTCCAGTCGTGATCATCGGTGGAGGCTTGGCAGGTTCCGAGGCGGCCTGGCAGATTGCCCGGCGGGGACTCCCCGTGCGGCTGTGTGAAATGCGCCCTGCCCGAACCACGCTCGCCCACAGGACGCCCCACCTGGCGGAAATCGTCTGCAGCAACTCCTTCAAATCGAACCAGCCGGGCACCGCCCCCTGGCTGCTCAAGGAGGAGTTGAAGACACTGGATTCCCTGCTCATCGAGCTTGCCAATCGACACCGAGTTCCCAGTGGAGCCTCGCTGTCGGTGGACCGGGAACAGTTCGCCGCGGCCGTGACCGAAGCTCTGGCGGCCTGTCCCCGGATTGAAATCGTTCGGGAGGAGGTCCTGGACCTGCCCGAGCAGGGCCCTGCCATTGTGGCCACCGGACCCCTGACTTCCCCGGCGCTCTCTCAATCCCTGCAAGAATTCATGGGAGAAGACCACCTCTATTTTTACGATGCCATCAGTCCCATCGTGGAGACGGACAGCATCGACCTCGACAAGATCTATCGGGGGTCCCGATACGGCAAGGGAGGGGCCGACTACCTGAATTGCCCGCTCGATCGGGAAGAGTACCTGGCCTTTTACCAGGCCCTGATCCATGCTGAATCTGTGCCCCTCCACCAATGCGAGAAGAGCCTCTATTTCGAAGGCTGCCTCCCTATCGAGGAGATGGCCCGCCGCGGGGTCGATACCCTTCGATTCGGTCCCATGAAACCGGT from Acidobacteriota bacterium carries:
- the topA gene encoding type I DNA topoisomerase; translated protein: MPKSLVIVESPAKARTINRYLGKDFSVKASMGHVRDLPQKKLGVDPDNRFRPTYELIPGKEKVIKALKSAARGVDSIYIATDPDREGEAIGWHLSEALSDNNRKFFRVLFNEITQKAIRQAFDRPGEIDSRLVDAQQARRILDRLVGYKISPLLWKKVRRGTSAGRVQTAALRLVVEREREIEAFESREYWTLTANLSASQPPPFDARLQKFKRKNIEVNNQEQAQEIVQALAGASFTVETVTTKEKKRNPVPPFITSKLQQEASRKLRFPVKKTMRVAQSLYEGIKLGQEGSVGLITYMRTDSLRVSNDALGEVRTYITQNYGKQYLPAKARYYRSRKDAQDAHEAIRPTSAARRPEEIREFLSGDEFKLYRLIWQRFVASQMQAALLDQTVVEVAAGPYLFRASGSVLKFDGFLKVYEEGRDDKSEEESVTTLPSLTRGEVLQLNKLLPKQHFTQPPPRFTEATLVKALEEKGIGRPSTYAAILTTIQDREYTVRKEGRFRPTDLGLVVNDLLVASFADLFDIQYTARMEKELDEIEQGKILWIKALQDFYGKFATDLNQARNRMKVTEEQTGEKCDQCGKSLVIRWGRHGRFVACTGFPKCKYTREILAKTGDPDGPAESEEDPQESCPNCSKPMALRKGRFGPFLACTGYPQCKTTRKLGTTGSGQTPAAQTLLEDNCPRCSNRLAVRTGRYGEFTACSNYPKCRYVRRKTLEVACPQPDCSGEIVERKSRRGKIFYGCDQYPECRFVLWNKPIKKACPQCGSGFVLEKTTKKQGTLHYCHDESCDFQESAATMA
- the trmFO gene encoding methylenetetrahydrofolate--tRNA-(uracil(54)-C(5))-methyltransferase (FADH(2)-oxidizing) TrmFO, which produces MSPVVIIGGGLAGSEAAWQIARRGLPVRLCEMRPARTTLAHRTPHLAEIVCSNSFKSNQPGTAPWLLKEELKTLDSLLIELANRHRVPSGASLSVDREQFAAAVTEALAACPRIEIVREEVLDLPEQGPAIVATGPLTSPALSQSLQEFMGEDHLYFYDAISPIVETDSIDLDKIYRGSRYGKGGADYLNCPLDREEYLAFYQALIHAESVPLHQCEKSLYFEGCLPIEEMARRGVDTLRFGPMKPVGLIDPRTGRRPYAAVQLRQETLKADSYNMVGFQNHLRFGEQQRVFRMIPGLERARFLRLGQVHRNTFVNAPLQLKDTLQSRKRPDLFFAGQISGVEGYVECVATGLVAGVNAARFAIGQPLLSWPRASAIGSLLHYLVSADPRNFQPENINFGIIPPLREGPARIGRKEKRRLQTEIALKETSRLAAGLF